From Egibacteraceae bacterium, the proteins below share one genomic window:
- a CDS encoding phage holin family protein, producing MTAEPKPPFGHAGRVRGLFAPQPSVGAGEAAKAVAEDASALVRAELALAKAELTQAASAKATGAGLLAGAGVMGWLALQGLLITAALALALVLPGWAAGLIVSVVLLIVGGVLALVGKRLLATPVTLDTTKRNLEEDVTWTKSHLARR from the coding sequence ATGACCGCAGAACCCAAACCACCGTTCGGCCACGCCGGCCGGGTGCGCGGGCTGTTCGCCCCGCAGCCGTCCGTCGGGGCGGGCGAGGCGGCCAAGGCCGTCGCGGAGGACGCGAGCGCCCTGGTCCGCGCCGAACTGGCGCTCGCGAAGGCCGAGCTCACGCAGGCCGCCTCGGCCAAGGCCACCGGCGCAGGGCTGCTCGCCGGCGCGGGCGTGATGGGCTGGCTGGCGTTGCAGGGCTTGCTCATCACCGCCGCGCTGGCGCTCGCGCTGGTGCTGCCCGGGTGGGCGGCCGGGCTGATCGTGAGCGTCGTGCTCCTCATCGTCGGCGGGGTGCTCGCTCTGGTGGGCAAGCGCCTGCTGGCCACACCGGTCACGCTGGACACCACCAAGCGCAACCTCGAGGAGGACGTCACGTGGACCAAGTCGCATCTGGCCAGGCGGTAG